The genomic region GGGCGCTCGGCGCGCCACACCGGCGCGATCTGGATGGACTTGAAGACACCGGGCAGCGCGGCCCTGTGCGTCGCGTAGAACCGTGCGAGTGGAACCGTGAGGTCGAACCGAAGACCCAGATCGGTCAGCGCCTCGAGATCGCCGGCGTGCGCCAGCTCGGCCACCGCCTCCGCGTTGAGGCCCCTTCGCAGGATGCCGAAGGCGAGCTTCTCGTTGTCGCCGCCGAGTCCCGAGTGCAGGCGGGCGGCATCCTCCATCACCGGGGTCTCGATCTCGTCGAAACCCTGTGCCGTGTAGCTCTGGCGGATGACGCCGAGGGCGTGCTCGCGTCGGGCCTTGTCGGCGGGAAGGAAGTCGCGCATGCCGCGGGGCGGGTTCACGGGTTGAGCCATGGCATCCATTCTTCCAGGGCGGGGCGGCCTCCGACTCGCTGCGCTCGCTCGGGAAGCACGAGGGATGCTGCGCTCGCTCGGGGAGCAAGGGGCGGGGAGCCTCGAACGGGGCCGCGGGAATAGCGGAGACGGCATCCGGATTGCACTGTTCGATGTCAGAGAACACGATCTCGCGCCGCAGCGTCGGCCTCCGCTCGGAACGCGGCCCCATTCTTCTTTCGCTCATGCTCGCCACGGCGCTGGTCGCCCTCGACTCCACGATCATCGCGACGGCGTCGACCTCCATCGCCAGGGATCTCGGCAACTTCGCGCAGATCCCGTGGCTTTTCTCGATCTAGGTGCTCGCGCAGGCCGTGTCGGTGCCGATCTACGGCCGCCTCGCCGACTTCTTCGGTCGCAAGCACCTGATGCTGATCGGCATCGGCCTATTCCTCGTCGGCTCGGTGCTCGCCGGCTTCGCGTGGTCGATGCCGGTGCTGATCGTCTCCCGGGTCATCCAGGGTCTCGGCGCCGGTGCCGTGCTGCCGATGAGCATGACCATCGCCAGCGACATCTACACGCTCCAGGAGCGGGCGAAGACACAGGGCTACCTCGCCAGTGTGTGGGGCATCTCGGCCGTCGTCGGTCCGACGCTGGGCGGCGTGTTCAGCGAGTTCGTGAGCTGGCGCTGGATCTTCTTCATCAACATCCCGCTGTCGCTCGTCGCCGCGTGGATGCTGTGGCGCAAGTTCGCCGAGAAGCGTCAGGATGCAGACGGCGAGCGCAGCCGTCCGCGCATCGACTATGCGGGAGCGATCCTGCTCACCGCCGGAACGGCACTGATCATCCTCGGGCTGCTCGAGGGCGGTACGGCTTGGGCGTGGAACTCGCCGCTGTCGATCGGCGTGTTCGCCGTTGGGGTCGCGGCACTCGCGGCGTTCGTGCTCGTGGAGCGCAAGGCGGAGCATCCGATCCTCCCGCTCGGCGTGCTGAAGAGGCGCATCATCTGGACCTCGACGCTGGCGTCGCTGATCATCGGCGGCATCGTGCTGGGTCTCACCACCTACGTGCCGATCTACGCGCAAGGGGTGCTCGGCATGAGCGCGCTCATCGCAGGATTCGCGGTGGCGGCGCTGACCGTCGGTTGGCCCCTCACCGCGTCGATCGCCGGACGTTTCTACCTGCGCATCGGGTTTCGATCGACCGCGATCATCGGGTCGTCGATCGTGCTGGTGGGCACTCTGCTGCTCACCGTGCTCGGCGCGGGAAGCAGCATCTGGCTGGTCGCCGTCATCTGCTTCGTGATCGGCGCAGGCATGGGCCTGACGGCCGTTCCGACGCTGATCGGGGCGCAGAGCTCGGTGGAGTGGCAGGAACGCGGCCTGGTGACCGGCACGAACATGTTCGCCCGCTCGATCGGCTCGGCCGTCGGCGTCGCCGTGTTCGGCGCCATCGTGAACGCGAACGCGACGGTCGGCCCAGACGGTGCGCCGCACGGCGCTCAACTCGCCGTGGCGACGCACTTGGTGTTCGTGGCGATCGCCGTGATCGGTGTGGCGCTGCTCGCGTCGGTCCTGCTCATGCCCGGGCGTCGCGTGCTGGAGACCGCCACGACGAACTCCACGGAGACCGTCACCGCTCAATAGCACCTGGCCACTCGCAGC from Humibacter ginsenosidimutans harbors:
- a CDS encoding MFS transporter, with product MSVPIYGRLADFFGRKHLMLIGIGLFLVGSVLAGFAWSMPVLIVSRVIQGLGAGAVLPMSMTIASDIYTLQERAKTQGYLASVWGISAVVGPTLGGVFSEFVSWRWIFFINIPLSLVAAWMLWRKFAEKRQDADGERSRPRIDYAGAILLTAGTALIILGLLEGGTAWAWNSPLSIGVFAVGVAALAAFVLVERKAEHPILPLGVLKRRIIWTSTLASLIIGGIVLGLTTYVPIYAQGVLGMSALIAGFAVAALTVGWPLTASIAGRFYLRIGFRSTAIIGSSIVLVGTLLLTVLGAGSSIWLVAVICFVIGAGMGLTAVPTLIGAQSSVEWQERGLVTGTNMFARSIGSAVGVAVFGAIVNANATVGPDGAPHGAQLAVATHLVFVAIAVIGVALLASVLLMPGRRVLETATTNSTETVTAQ